The Winogradskyella schleiferi genome has a window encoding:
- a CDS encoding transposase has product MKANIKLLKKKRIYSEEFKRQIVKDFESGQFSVPQLEKLHNISNTSIYSWIHKFSTFNEKGSRVVEMKNSSAQKMKEQQARIKELEAIVGRKQIKIDYLEKLIDIAEDDLSIDIKKNSNTPQSTGSEHIKKH; this is encoded by the coding sequence ATGAAAGCAAACATTAAACTATTAAAAAAGAAACGAATTTATTCTGAAGAATTTAAACGACAAATCGTAAAAGATTTTGAATCTGGTCAATTTAGCGTGCCTCAATTGGAAAAATTACACAACATAAGCAATACATCAATTTACAGTTGGATCCATAAATTTTCTACCTTTAACGAAAAAGGTTCAAGAGTTGTAGAGATGAAAAACAGTAGTGCCCAAAAGATGAAAGAACAACAAGCCCGAATAAAAGAGCTTGAAGCCATAGTTGGGCGTAAACAGATAAAGATAGATTATTTGGAGAAGCTAATTGATATTGCAGAAGACGATTTAAGTATAGATATCAAAAAAAATTCCAACACTCCGCAATCAACTGGTTCAGAACACATAAAGAAACACTAA